In Xanthomonas sacchari, a genomic segment contains:
- a CDS encoding histidine phosphatase family protein: MRILLARHGETPWNAEGRYQGQIDIPLSPVGDAQAQALGARLREVPLTRAVASPLARAQRTARFALGPEREALLQTDPDLQEIAHGEWEGLLASEIHEKDPARLRAWREEPDTVLMPGGESLRQVLERSWRGLARAAEGLGEHDTLLVVAHDAVNRVILCRILGLPIARLWSFRQAPTTLNLLEGPDVERLEVVRLNDCAHHTPFFGEAKHRAL, from the coding sequence ATGCGCATTCTGCTCGCCCGTCATGGCGAAACCCCGTGGAACGCCGAAGGCCGCTACCAGGGCCAGATCGACATCCCGCTGTCGCCGGTCGGCGACGCCCAGGCGCAGGCGCTGGGTGCGCGCCTGCGCGAAGTGCCGCTGACCCGCGCCGTGGCCTCGCCGCTGGCGCGCGCGCAACGCACGGCGCGCTTCGCGCTGGGGCCTGAGCGCGAGGCGCTGCTGCAGACCGATCCGGACCTGCAGGAGATCGCCCATGGCGAGTGGGAAGGCCTGCTGGCCAGCGAGATCCACGAGAAGGATCCGGCGCGCCTGCGCGCCTGGCGCGAGGAGCCGGACACGGTGCTGATGCCGGGCGGCGAGTCGCTGCGGCAGGTGCTGGAGCGTTCCTGGCGCGGCCTGGCCCGCGCCGCCGAGGGGCTGGGCGAACACGACACCTTGCTGGTGGTGGCGCACGATGCGGTCAACCGGGTGATCCTGTGCCGGATACTGGGCCTGCCGATCGCGCGGCTGTGGAGTTTCCGCCAGGCGCCGACCACGCTGAACCTGCTGGAAGGGCCGGACGTGGAGCGTCTGGAGGTGGTGCGGCTGAACGATTGCGCGCACCACACGCCGTTCTTCGGCGAGGCGAAGCATCGGGCGCTGTAG
- a CDS encoding S46 family peptidase: protein MRSNPLAVAIAVVAALSAASAAHAGEGMWVPQQLPDIAGPLQQAGLKLSPQQLADLTGDPMGAVVSLGGCTASFVSPQGLVVTNHHCAYGAIQLNSTPQKNLIRDGFSAASQGAELSAGPNARIYVLDRITDVTAQAKAAMAAAGNDALKRTQALEDFDKAQVAACEADAGYRCALYSFSGGNTYRLFRTLEIRDVRLAYAPPSGIGKFGGDVDNWMWPRHTGDFSFYRAYVGKDGKPAAYAKDNVPYQPKHFLKFADQPLGAGDFVMVAGYPGRTNRYALASEFDATADWGYPTAARQYRDLIALVEQAGKQNPDIQVKYAATMASWNNVAKNYEGQLEGFKRIDAAAKKHAEERAVLDWLKRQGGEGKAALQAHAQLLALGEQAKATRDRDLVLRQMQRTGALGSAVMLYRLSIERAKPDAAREPGYQERDLPEIEGAMKQMERRYVASMDSQLQRYWFDQYLKLPQAQRLPALDQWLAGADAQAAAARLAGTQLGSTEQRLKWLHADRAAFEASDDPALRYAVALMPTLLQIEQDQKRREGEELLARPRYLQAVADYKKSQGEFVYPDANSSLRITFGNVKGYSPKDGVEYTPFTTLEGVVAKDTGVEPFDSPKALLEAARAKRYGGLEDKRLGTVPVNFLSDLDITGGNSGSPVMDAHGKLVGLAFDGNWESVSSNWVFDPAMTRMIAVDARYLQWIMQEVAPAPRLLKELNLAK, encoded by the coding sequence ATGCGTTCGAATCCGTTGGCTGTCGCCATCGCCGTCGTGGCCGCCCTGTCCGCTGCCTCCGCCGCCCATGCCGGCGAGGGCATGTGGGTCCCGCAGCAGTTGCCGGACATCGCCGGGCCGTTGCAGCAGGCCGGCCTGAAGCTGTCGCCGCAGCAACTGGCCGATCTCACCGGCGACCCGATGGGCGCGGTGGTCTCGCTCGGCGGCTGCACCGCCAGCTTCGTCTCGCCGCAGGGCCTGGTGGTGACCAACCACCACTGCGCCTACGGCGCGATCCAGCTCAACTCGACCCCGCAGAAGAACCTGATCCGCGACGGTTTCAGCGCCGCTAGCCAGGGCGCGGAACTGAGCGCCGGTCCCAACGCGCGCATCTACGTGCTCGACCGCATCACCGACGTCACCGCCCAGGCCAAGGCGGCGATGGCCGCCGCCGGCAACGATGCGCTCAAGCGCACGCAGGCGCTGGAGGATTTCGACAAGGCCCAGGTCGCCGCCTGCGAAGCCGACGCCGGCTACCGCTGCGCGCTGTACAGCTTCTCCGGCGGCAACACCTACCGCCTGTTCCGCACGCTGGAAATCCGCGACGTGCGCCTGGCCTATGCGCCGCCGTCGGGCATCGGCAAGTTCGGCGGCGACGTCGACAACTGGATGTGGCCGCGCCACACCGGCGACTTCTCGTTCTACCGCGCCTATGTCGGCAAGGACGGCAAGCCGGCCGCCTATGCCAAGGACAACGTGCCGTACCAGCCCAAGCACTTCCTGAAGTTCGCCGACCAGCCGCTGGGCGCCGGCGATTTCGTCATGGTCGCCGGCTACCCGGGCCGCACCAACCGCTATGCGCTGGCCTCCGAATTCGACGCCACCGCCGACTGGGGCTATCCCACCGCCGCGCGCCAGTACCGCGACCTGATCGCCTTGGTCGAGCAGGCCGGCAAGCAGAACCCGGACATCCAGGTGAAGTACGCGGCGACCATGGCCAGCTGGAACAACGTCGCCAAGAACTACGAGGGCCAGCTGGAAGGCTTCAAGCGCATCGACGCGGCGGCCAAGAAGCATGCCGAGGAACGCGCGGTGCTGGACTGGCTCAAGCGCCAGGGCGGCGAGGGCAAGGCCGCGCTGCAGGCCCACGCGCAACTGCTGGCGCTGGGCGAGCAGGCCAAGGCGACGCGCGATCGCGACCTGGTGCTGCGGCAGATGCAGCGGACCGGGGCGCTCGGCAGCGCGGTCATGCTGTACCGGCTGTCGATCGAACGCGCCAAGCCGGATGCCGCGCGCGAGCCGGGCTACCAGGAGCGCGACCTGCCCGAGATCGAGGGCGCGATGAAGCAGATGGAGCGCCGCTACGTCGCGTCCATGGACAGCCAGTTGCAGCGCTACTGGTTCGACCAGTACCTGAAGCTGCCGCAGGCGCAGCGCCTGCCGGCGCTGGACCAGTGGTTGGCCGGTGCCGATGCGCAGGCCGCCGCGGCGCGCCTGGCCGGTACCCAGCTGGGCAGCACCGAGCAGCGCCTGAAGTGGCTGCACGCCGACCGCGCCGCGTTCGAGGCCAGCGACGACCCGGCGCTGCGCTACGCGGTGGCGCTGATGCCGACCCTGCTGCAGATCGAGCAGGACCAGAAGCGCCGCGAAGGCGAGGAGCTGCTGGCGCGTCCGCGCTACCTGCAGGCCGTGGCCGACTACAAGAAGAGCCAGGGCGAGTTCGTGTATCCGGACGCCAACTCCTCGTTGCGCATCACCTTCGGCAACGTCAAGGGCTATTCGCCCAAGGACGGCGTGGAATACACCCCGTTCACCACGCTGGAAGGCGTGGTCGCCAAGGACACCGGCGTGGAGCCGTTCGACTCGCCCAAGGCGCTGCTGGAGGCGGCCAGGGCCAAGCGCTACGGCGGGCTGGAGGACAAGCGGCTGGGCACGGTGCCGGTGAACTTCCTGTCCGACCTGGACATCACCGGCGGCAACTCCGGCTCGCCGGTGATGGACGCGCACGGCAAGCTGGTCGGCCTGGCCTTCGACGGCAACTGGGAGTCGGTGAGTTCGAACTGGGTGTTCGACCCGGCGATGACCCGGATGATCGCCGTCGACGCGCGCTATCTGCAGTGGATCATGCAGGAAGTGGCGCCGGCGCCGCGGCTGCTGAAGGAGCTGAACCTGGCCAAGTGA
- the tdh gene encoding L-threonine 3-dehydrogenase, which translates to MAQTMKALVKRDAAKGIWLEQVPVPVPGPNDVLIKLEKTAICGTDLHIYLWDEWSQRTIKPGLTIGHEFVGRIAQLGSAVTGYEVGQRVSAEGHIVCGHCRNCRGGRPHLCPNTVGIGVNVNGAFAEYMVMPASNLWPIPDQIPSELAAFFDPYGNAAHCALEFDVIGEDVLITGAGPIGIIAAGICKHIGARNVVVTDVNDFRLKLAADMGATRVVNVANTSLKEVMADLHMEGFDVGLEMSGNPRAFNDMLDCMYHGGKIAMLGIMPRGAGADWDKIIFKGLTVQGIYGRKMYETWYKMTQLVLSGFPLGKVLTHQLTIDEFQKGFDLMEEGKAGKVVLSW; encoded by the coding sequence ATGGCGCAAACAATGAAGGCGCTGGTCAAGCGCGACGCCGCCAAGGGCATCTGGCTGGAACAGGTGCCGGTGCCGGTCCCCGGCCCCAACGACGTGCTGATCAAGCTGGAAAAGACCGCGATCTGCGGCACCGACCTGCACATCTACCTGTGGGACGAGTGGAGCCAGCGCACCATCAAGCCCGGCCTGACCATCGGCCACGAATTCGTCGGCCGCATCGCCCAGCTCGGCTCGGCGGTCACCGGCTACGAGGTCGGCCAGCGCGTGTCGGCCGAAGGCCACATCGTCTGCGGCCACTGCCGCAACTGCCGCGGCGGGCGCCCGCACCTGTGCCCGAACACCGTCGGCATCGGCGTCAACGTCAACGGCGCCTTCGCCGAGTACATGGTGATGCCGGCCTCGAACCTGTGGCCGATCCCCGACCAGATCCCCTCCGAGCTGGCCGCGTTCTTCGATCCCTACGGCAACGCCGCGCACTGCGCGCTGGAGTTCGACGTGATCGGCGAGGACGTGCTGATCACCGGCGCCGGCCCGATCGGCATCATCGCCGCCGGCATCTGCAAGCACATCGGCGCGCGCAACGTGGTGGTCACCGACGTCAACGACTTCCGCCTGAAGCTGGCCGCGGACATGGGCGCCACGCGCGTGGTCAACGTCGCCAACACCTCGCTCAAGGAGGTGATGGCCGACCTGCACATGGAAGGCTTCGACGTGGGCCTGGAGATGAGCGGCAACCCGCGCGCCTTCAACGACATGCTCGACTGCATGTACCACGGCGGCAAGATCGCCATGCTCGGCATCATGCCGCGCGGCGCCGGCGCCGACTGGGACAAGATCATCTTCAAGGGACTGACCGTGCAGGGCATCTACGGCCGCAAGATGTACGAGACCTGGTACAAGATGACCCAGCTGGTGCTGTCCGGCTTCCCGCTGGGCAAGGTGCTGACCCACCAGCTGACCATCGACGAGTTCCAGAAGGGCTTCGACCTGATGGAAGAAGGCAAGGCCGGCAAGGTCGTGCTGAGCTGGTGA
- a CDS encoding TorF family putative porin translates to MNKTTLALALALAASPLTVLAQDEPASPITGSYGVVSDYVFRGVSQTDKGPAFQAGLTYTSPFGLYVGAWGSNVDFGAGDPDWETDGFVGYNVDFSPDWNFDVMVNRYGYPGAGRLNYNELITKTKFLKTYTLTVAYTDNVYNLDKDSFYYALDGNWSLPQGFSVGAHVGRTTYESALTAYQDYTDYNVSVGKMVGPLALSVGYYDTDNKGPENFTERLAGHRVVVSGTIAF, encoded by the coding sequence GTGAACAAGACCACTCTCGCCCTGGCCCTCGCACTGGCCGCTTCGCCGCTCACCGTCCTGGCCCAGGACGAGCCCGCCTCGCCGATCACCGGCTCCTACGGCGTGGTCAGCGACTACGTGTTCCGTGGCGTCTCCCAGACCGACAAGGGCCCGGCGTTCCAGGCCGGTCTCACCTACACCTCGCCGTTCGGCCTGTACGTGGGCGCCTGGGGTTCCAACGTCGACTTCGGCGCCGGCGATCCGGATTGGGAAACGGACGGCTTCGTCGGCTACAACGTCGATTTCTCCCCGGACTGGAACTTCGATGTGATGGTCAACCGCTACGGCTATCCGGGCGCCGGCCGGTTGAACTACAACGAACTGATCACCAAGACCAAGTTCCTCAAGACCTACACCCTGACCGTGGCCTACACCGACAACGTGTACAACCTGGACAAGGACAGCTTCTACTACGCGCTGGACGGGAACTGGTCGCTGCCGCAGGGCTTCAGCGTCGGCGCGCACGTCGGCCGCACCACTTACGAAAGCGCGCTGACCGCCTACCAGGACTACACCGACTACAACGTCAGCGTGGGCAAGATGGTCGGCCCGCTGGCGCTGAGCGTGGGCTACTACGACACCGACAACAAGGGGCCGGAGAACTTCACCGAGCGCCTGGCCGGTCACCGCGTAGTGGTCTCGGGCACGATCGCGTTCTGA
- a CDS encoding sulfate/molybdate ABC transporter ATP-binding protein: MSIRVQHLDKRFGDFAALDDVGLDIRQGELLALLGPSGSGKTTLLRVIAGLEHADRGRVLIHGEDATALSVQARRVGFVFQHYALFKHMTVYENIAFGLRVRREARWTEARIRARVQELLALVQLHELERRYPAQLSGGQRQRVALARALAIEPRVLLLDEPFGALDAQVRRDLRRWLRDLHERTGLTTVFVTHDQEEALELADRVAILNRGRIEQIGSPAQVYEQPASPFVYAFVGAVNRLPARLHDGAVQIGGLALPVPSTALSSGPVELYVRPEDLAPGSEGWAATVLSIQRSGPRLRLRAQLAHGHDEVEVELPAGEGVPDYVPGQPLHLRARRYGVFARPD, encoded by the coding sequence ATGAGCATCCGCGTACAGCACCTGGACAAGCGCTTCGGCGATTTCGCCGCGCTCGACGACGTCGGCCTGGACATCCGCCAGGGCGAACTGCTGGCGCTGCTGGGGCCGTCCGGCTCCGGCAAGACCACGCTGCTGCGGGTGATCGCCGGGCTGGAACACGCCGATCGCGGACGCGTGCTGATCCACGGCGAGGACGCCACCGCGCTGTCGGTGCAGGCGCGCCGGGTCGGCTTCGTGTTCCAGCACTACGCCTTGTTCAAGCACATGACCGTGTACGAGAACATCGCCTTCGGCCTGCGCGTGCGCCGCGAGGCGCGCTGGACCGAGGCGCGCATCCGTGCGCGGGTGCAGGAACTGCTGGCGCTGGTGCAGTTGCACGAGCTGGAGCGGCGCTACCCGGCGCAACTGTCCGGCGGCCAGCGCCAGCGCGTGGCGCTGGCCCGCGCGCTGGCGATCGAGCCGCGCGTGCTGCTGCTCGACGAACCATTCGGCGCGCTCGACGCGCAGGTCCGCCGCGACCTGCGGCGCTGGCTGCGCGACCTGCACGAACGCACCGGTCTGACCACGGTGTTCGTCACCCACGACCAGGAAGAGGCGCTGGAGCTGGCCGATCGCGTGGCGATCCTCAACCGTGGCCGGATCGAGCAGATCGGCAGCCCGGCGCAGGTCTACGAGCAGCCGGCCTCGCCCTTCGTGTACGCCTTCGTGGGCGCGGTGAACCGGCTGCCGGCGCGCCTGCACGACGGCGCCGTGCAGATCGGCGGGCTGGCCTTGCCGGTACCGTCGACAGCGCTGTCCAGCGGCCCGGTCGAGCTGTACGTGCGGCCGGAAGACCTGGCGCCGGGCAGCGAGGGCTGGGCGGCGACGGTGCTGTCGATCCAGCGCAGCGGGCCGCGCCTGCGCCTGCGCGCGCAACTGGCGCACGGCCACGACGAGGTGGAGGTGGAACTGCCGGCGGGCGAGGGGGTGCCCGACTATGTACCGGGCCAGCCGCTGCACCTGCGCGCGCGTCGCTACGGGGTCTTTGCCCGGCCCGACTGA
- the cysW gene encoding sulfate ABC transporter permease subunit CysW codes for MASLVSALATRVPGQAGAAAVPLHVQASVVDEPRWVRRLLIGGALGFLLAFLLLPLLLVFVEALRSGADVFWRAISDPDALAAIRLTLLVAAIVVPLNLVFGVAAAWAVSKHRFPGKRLLVSLIDLPFSVSPVVAGLLFILIFGRNGWAWPLIDEGVRLSLPLLGEVVLRLPRIVFALPGIVLATTFVTFPFIARELMPLMEQQGDDEELAALSLGASGWQTFRRVTLPNIRWGLLYGVLLCSARAMGEFGAVSVVSGHIRGRTNTLPLHVEILYNEYAYSAAFACASLLALTALLTLAVKSWLHWRHGAALAATHRH; via the coding sequence ATGGCGTCCTTGGTCTCCGCGCTGGCCACGCGCGTGCCCGGGCAGGCCGGCGCGGCCGCCGTGCCGTTGCACGTGCAGGCCTCGGTGGTCGACGAGCCGCGCTGGGTGCGGCGGCTGCTAATCGGCGGTGCGCTGGGCTTCCTGCTGGCGTTCCTGCTGCTGCCCTTGCTGCTGGTGTTCGTCGAGGCGCTGCGCAGCGGCGCCGACGTGTTCTGGCGCGCGATCTCCGATCCGGATGCACTGGCGGCGATCCGCCTGACCCTGCTGGTCGCGGCGATCGTGGTGCCGTTGAACCTGGTGTTCGGCGTGGCCGCGGCCTGGGCGGTCAGCAAGCATCGCTTCCCCGGCAAGCGCCTGCTGGTGAGCCTGATCGATCTGCCGTTCTCGGTGTCGCCGGTGGTCGCCGGATTGCTGTTCATCCTGATCTTCGGCCGCAACGGCTGGGCCTGGCCGCTGATCGACGAGGGCGTGCGGCTGTCCCTGCCGCTGCTGGGCGAGGTGGTGCTGCGCCTGCCGCGCATCGTGTTCGCGCTGCCGGGCATCGTGCTGGCGACCACTTTCGTCACCTTCCCCTTCATCGCCCGCGAGCTGATGCCGCTGATGGAGCAGCAGGGCGACGACGAGGAACTGGCGGCGCTGAGCCTGGGCGCCAGCGGCTGGCAGACCTTCCGCCGGGTGACCTTGCCCAACATCCGCTGGGGCCTGCTGTACGGGGTGCTGTTGTGCAGTGCGCGGGCGATGGGCGAGTTCGGCGCGGTGTCGGTGGTGTCCGGGCACATCCGCGGGCGCACCAACACGCTGCCGCTGCATGTGGAGATCCTCTACAACGAATACGCCTACAGCGCCGCCTTCGCCTGCGCCAGCCTGCTGGCGCTGACCGCGCTGCTGACGCTGGCCGTGAAGTCCTGGCTGCACTGGCGCCACGGCGCGGCGCTGGCCGCCACTCACCGACACTGA
- a CDS encoding ABC transporter permease subunit, translated as MAVTAAAVPRAPRQRRVMPGLGLSLGITLTWLGLVVLIPLLAVLLKSSGLGWEGVWRVWSEPRVLAALRLSFGTALVAAAFNALMGTWVAWVFVRYRFPGKRLFDAMIDLPFALPTAVAGIALTALYGSNGWIGRWLEQPAQALAASLPTLAWWWPRLALLLALSATGYALLRCSQTLLPAPLRALQRLLGTVAVLSLAALGVGGLLIGYAGLMQSSGAGGIKVAYTPLGIVVALVFVGLPFVVRIVQPVLAEAERELEEAAATLGAGRWQTVRRVLLPTLWPAVLTGFALAFARGVGEYGSVIFIAGNLPNATEIAPLLITIRLEEFDYGGASAIAAAMLLLSLLSLLLVNAAQAWFARRGRAVA; from the coding sequence ATGGCCGTGACCGCCGCCGCCGTTCCCCGTGCACCGCGCCAGCGCCGGGTGATGCCGGGCCTGGGGCTGAGCCTGGGCATCACCCTGACCTGGCTCGGGCTGGTGGTGCTGATTCCCTTGCTCGCGGTGCTGCTCAAGAGCAGCGGGCTGGGCTGGGAAGGCGTGTGGCGGGTGTGGAGCGAGCCGCGGGTGCTGGCGGCGCTGCGCTTGAGCTTCGGCACCGCGCTGGTCGCGGCCGCGTTCAATGCGCTGATGGGCACCTGGGTGGCCTGGGTGTTCGTGCGTTATCGCTTTCCCGGCAAGCGCCTGTTCGACGCGATGATCGACCTGCCGTTCGCGCTGCCGACCGCGGTGGCCGGCATCGCCCTGACCGCGCTGTACGGCAGCAACGGCTGGATCGGGCGCTGGCTGGAGCAGCCGGCGCAGGCGCTGGCGGCCAGCCTGCCGACGCTGGCCTGGTGGTGGCCGCGGCTGGCGCTGCTGCTGGCGCTGTCGGCCACCGGTTACGCGCTGTTGCGATGCAGCCAGACGCTGCTGCCGGCACCGCTGCGCGCGCTGCAGCGCCTGCTCGGCACGGTCGCGGTGCTCAGCCTGGCCGCGCTGGGCGTCGGCGGCCTGCTGATCGGCTATGCCGGGCTGATGCAGAGCAGCGGTGCGGGCGGGATCAAGGTCGCCTACACGCCGCTGGGCATCGTCGTGGCGCTGGTGTTCGTGGGGCTGCCGTTCGTGGTGCGGATCGTGCAGCCGGTGCTGGCCGAGGCCGAGCGCGAACTGGAAGAGGCCGCGGCCACGCTTGGCGCCGGGCGCTGGCAGACGGTGCGCCGGGTGCTGCTGCCGACGCTGTGGCCGGCGGTGCTGACCGGGTTCGCGCTGGCCTTCGCGCGCGGCGTCGGCGAGTACGGCTCGGTGATCTTCATCGCCGGCAACCTGCCCAACGCCACCGAGATCGCGCCGTTGCTGATCACCATCCGCCTGGAAGAATTCGACTACGGCGGCGCCAGCGCGATCGCCGCGGCGATGCTGCTGCTGTCGCTGTTGTCGTTGCTGCTGGTCAACGCGGCGCAGGCCTGGTTCGCGCGGCGCGGCAGGGCGGTGGCGTGA